The following coding sequences lie in one Microbacterium sp. XT11 genomic window:
- a CDS encoding DUF4185 domain-containing protein: MRTRPIAATIAAAALCAGGVAVPAAASVPTGMPSSTATGGGPGQCHLVDRTLTATASVNQTLTSQFTTYGNTGGEWTGGDSTFSLPLGKGSTGWFFSDTFLGTVNPDGSRPQDSPFVNNSVVVQDRHGGMTTITGGTPDAPAGIIPPEPDGRWYWIGDPTPGPDGTVQVPLLQFARTGSGQWDFAWTANRLATLDGDTLQLESIVDRPSATGINWGSWTLEDGGTTYIYGIADPGGIRSAYVARAQGTGIAGDWEFWDGTGWSGQETDAVPVVPYVANEFSVAPYRDGYLLVTQDTSELFSTRIVARTSCSPLGPFTDPVELYRTPETGLFGSYGDADVFTYNAHEHPNLRTGNRILVSYNVNTFDNVGDVYDDASIYRPRFIDVQLRVTG, from the coding sequence ATGAGAACCCGACCGATCGCGGCGACCATCGCCGCGGCAGCGCTCTGCGCGGGCGGGGTGGCTGTGCCGGCCGCGGCATCCGTCCCGACCGGTATGCCGAGCAGCACCGCGACCGGTGGCGGCCCCGGCCAGTGCCACCTCGTCGACCGCACGCTCACGGCCACGGCATCCGTGAACCAGACCCTCACCTCGCAGTTCACGACCTACGGGAACACGGGCGGCGAGTGGACCGGCGGCGACAGCACGTTCTCGCTGCCGCTCGGCAAGGGCTCCACCGGGTGGTTCTTCTCCGACACCTTCCTCGGCACGGTGAACCCCGACGGCTCACGCCCGCAGGACTCGCCGTTCGTGAACAACTCCGTCGTCGTGCAGGACAGGCACGGCGGCATGACCACGATCACCGGCGGCACCCCCGACGCTCCGGCCGGCATCATCCCGCCGGAGCCCGACGGGCGCTGGTACTGGATCGGCGACCCGACCCCCGGCCCCGACGGCACGGTGCAGGTGCCGCTGCTGCAGTTCGCGCGCACCGGCTCCGGCCAGTGGGACTTCGCGTGGACCGCGAACCGGCTCGCCACGCTCGACGGCGACACCCTGCAGCTCGAATCCATCGTCGACCGCCCGTCGGCCACCGGCATCAACTGGGGCTCGTGGACGCTGGAAGACGGCGGCACGACCTACATCTACGGCATCGCCGACCCCGGCGGCATCCGGTCGGCCTACGTCGCGCGCGCCCAGGGCACCGGCATCGCCGGCGACTGGGAGTTCTGGGACGGCACGGGCTGGTCGGGCCAGGAGACGGATGCCGTGCCCGTCGTGCCGTACGTCGCGAACGAGTTCAGCGTGGCGCCGTACCGTGATGGGTACCTGCTCGTCACGCAGGACACCTCGGAGCTGTTCAGCACGCGCATCGTCGCGCGCACCTCGTGCTCGCCTCTCGGGCCGTTCACCGATCCGGTCGAGCTGTACCGCACGCCGGAGACGGGACTCTTCGGCAGCTACGGCGACGCCGACGTGTTCACCTACAACGCACACGAGCATCCGAACCTGCGCACCGGCAACCGCATCCTCGTGTCGTACAACGTGAACACCTTCGACAACGTCGGCGACGTGTACGACGACGCGTCGATCTACCGGCCGCGGTTCATCGACGTGCAGCTGAGGGTCACCGGGTGA
- a CDS encoding carbohydrate ABC transporter permease, with protein MSKIIRTAVLVVLGIVWLLPAYLLVVNAMKDPATFTSKTSWIPTDFHLFENISAAFALSGLGNSVLSTLLYSIVSPTIAVLVGAAAGFAIVALRLKRGFLWFVVIFGGTVFPLQMVLLPLFDAYSRTGLFDTRLGMVMIYTVISVPFSAFVMRNFFTGVAHNVFEAAVLDGATTWRIFTRMYLPMAASALVAIFILQATFVWNDLLLGLTLSQSDDIRPIITTLSGMQSTYGGAQMSVVLAAAVLVSLPTVVLFLCTQRFFAKGLALGQY; from the coding sequence ATGTCCAAGATCATCCGCACCGCCGTGCTCGTCGTCCTCGGGATCGTCTGGCTGCTGCCCGCCTACCTGCTCGTCGTCAACGCCATGAAGGACCCGGCGACCTTCACGTCGAAGACCTCGTGGATCCCCACCGACTTCCACCTGTTCGAGAACATCTCCGCCGCCTTCGCCCTGTCGGGCCTCGGCAACAGCGTGCTCAGCACCCTTCTCTACTCGATCGTCTCGCCCACGATCGCCGTGCTCGTCGGGGCCGCCGCAGGCTTCGCGATCGTGGCGCTGCGCCTCAAGCGAGGGTTCCTCTGGTTCGTCGTGATCTTCGGCGGCACCGTGTTCCCGCTGCAGATGGTGCTGCTGCCGCTGTTCGACGCGTACTCGCGCACCGGCTTGTTCGACACCCGCCTCGGCATGGTCATGATCTACACGGTGATCTCGGTGCCGTTCTCGGCGTTCGTGATGCGCAACTTCTTCACCGGCGTCGCGCACAACGTCTTCGAGGCGGCCGTGCTCGACGGCGCCACCACCTGGCGCATCTTCACCCGCATGTACCTGCCGATGGCGGCGAGCGCGCTCGTCGCGATCTTCATCCTGCAGGCCACGTTCGTGTGGAACGACCTGCTGCTGGGCCTCACGCTCAGCCAGTCCGACGACATCCGTCCGATCATCACGACCCTCTCCGGCATGCAGAGCACCTACGGCGGCGCGCAGATGTCGGTCGTGCTCGCCGCGGCCGTGCTCGTCTCGCTCCCCACCGTCGTGCTGTTCCTGTGCACGCAGAGGTTCTTCGCCAAGGGACTGGCGCTCGGCCAGTACTGA
- a CDS encoding carbohydrate ABC transporter permease, translated as MAHQKTPYQWSARGFVAPGVILVAVLLYLPLLWTVFLSFTRYNGLGSPKWIGIDNYVEMFTDGDFMGSAANTVLWVVGTLIVPVGIGLAIALLTWNLGGGIWLRLPFLIPYALSGIGVGVVWSFILSSGGALDQALAAFGVTDPPRWLLDAPLNTVVMIVASSWQGVGVNALLFTIGLQAIPKEPLEAARIDGASGIRLFGSILWPMLRPLTAVVVGLSIVASLKTFDIVWGMTKGGPGTVSETLALTMYKETFVNSDYGLGSAIAVFLTVITLIASVLYLRQQLSPKNEM; from the coding sequence ATGGCGCATCAGAAGACGCCCTATCAGTGGTCCGCCCGGGGCTTCGTCGCCCCGGGCGTGATCCTGGTCGCCGTGCTGCTCTACCTCCCGCTGCTGTGGACGGTGTTCCTCAGCTTCACGAGGTACAACGGCCTCGGCAGCCCGAAATGGATCGGCATCGACAACTACGTCGAGATGTTCACCGACGGCGACTTCATGGGGTCGGCGGCGAACACCGTGCTGTGGGTCGTCGGCACCCTCATCGTGCCCGTCGGCATCGGCCTCGCGATCGCGCTGCTGACCTGGAACCTCGGCGGGGGCATCTGGCTGCGCCTCCCCTTCCTCATCCCGTACGCCCTCTCCGGCATCGGCGTCGGCGTGGTGTGGTCGTTCATCCTCTCCTCGGGCGGCGCGCTCGACCAGGCGCTCGCGGCGTTCGGCGTCACCGATCCCCCGCGGTGGCTGCTGGATGCTCCGCTCAACACGGTGGTCATGATCGTCGCGTCGTCGTGGCAGGGGGTCGGCGTGAACGCTCTGCTCTTCACGATCGGCCTGCAGGCCATCCCGAAGGAGCCGCTCGAGGCGGCGCGCATCGACGGCGCCAGCGGCATCCGCCTCTTCGGCAGCATCCTGTGGCCCATGCTGCGCCCGCTCACCGCCGTCGTCGTCGGGCTCTCGATCGTCGCCAGCCTGAAGACCTTCGACATCGTCTGGGGCATGACCAAGGGCGGACCGGGAACGGTGTCGGAGACCCTGGCGCTGACGATGTACAAGGAGACGTTCGTCAACAGCGACTACGGGCTCGGCTCGGCCATCGCGGTGTTCCTCACCGTCATCACCCTCATCGCCTCGGTGCTCTACCTGCGCCAGCAGCTGTCCCCGAAGAACGAGATGTGA
- a CDS encoding ABC transporter substrate-binding protein, producing MISRRKIAAAVAGLMIGGLALAGCSGDSGSGSSGEVTGTLDFYTDKAAWKPDFESLNGTSGKDVDITLKTTGYSDANQYDAFIKQSFRTAKSPGLFTWHTGDSLKQLVDEGLVAETTDIWKKAIDEGWVSEDLAKSYTFDGKQYCVPMNIAYWIMFYNKKIFADNGIQVPTTWDELNAAATTLKSAGITPYYQTSTLFTFQWFEHLVASTDPDLYAGLADGSVKYTDPKIVDIMNVWLDEQKKGWFSDPGSTTDPAVALKQGDFAMINFGTFFAGNLKGAGMTTDDYGMFAIPAVNGDLKTTPVAVESGPMCTAENSKQRDLGLAYAEWWMSPDAQTAWNEAHGDVAFNPKATVADPALAEIGSQIAGADYSLYDRFFEAMPTEIVTTAIEQFGAFNANPGDPMPFLEKIQATADKYWAEQK from the coding sequence ATGATTTCGCGACGCAAGATCGCGGCCGCCGTCGCCGGTCTGATGATCGGCGGACTCGCTCTCGCCGGATGCTCGGGAGACTCGGGGTCCGGGTCATCCGGAGAGGTCACCGGCACGCTCGACTTCTACACCGACAAGGCCGCGTGGAAGCCCGACTTCGAATCGCTCAACGGCACGAGCGGCAAGGACGTCGACATCACCCTGAAGACGACCGGCTACTCCGACGCCAACCAGTACGACGCCTTCATCAAGCAGTCGTTCCGCACGGCGAAGTCGCCCGGCCTGTTCACCTGGCACACGGGCGACTCGCTGAAGCAGCTCGTCGACGAGGGCCTGGTGGCCGAGACCACCGACATCTGGAAGAAGGCGATCGACGAGGGCTGGGTGAGCGAAGACCTCGCCAAGAGCTACACCTTCGACGGCAAGCAGTACTGCGTGCCGATGAACATCGCCTACTGGATCATGTTCTACAACAAGAAGATCTTCGCCGACAACGGCATCCAGGTCCCCACCACGTGGGACGAGCTGAACGCCGCGGCCACCACGCTGAAGTCCGCCGGCATCACGCCGTACTACCAGACGAGCACGCTCTTCACCTTCCAGTGGTTCGAGCACCTCGTCGCGTCGACCGACCCAGACCTCTACGCGGGCCTCGCCGACGGCAGCGTGAAGTACACCGACCCGAAGATCGTCGACATCATGAACGTCTGGCTCGACGAGCAGAAGAAGGGCTGGTTCAGCGACCCTGGAAGCACCACCGATCCGGCCGTCGCACTGAAGCAGGGCGACTTCGCCATGATCAACTTCGGCACCTTCTTCGCCGGCAACCTCAAGGGTGCGGGCATGACGACCGACGACTACGGCATGTTCGCCATCCCCGCCGTCAACGGCGACCTGAAGACCACCCCGGTCGCCGTCGAGTCCGGCCCCATGTGCACGGCGGAGAACTCGAAGCAGCGCGACCTCGGGCTCGCCTACGCCGAATGGTGGATGTCGCCCGACGCGCAGACGGCGTGGAACGAGGCGCACGGCGACGTGGCGTTCAACCCGAAGGCGACGGTCGCCGACCCCGCCCTCGCCGAGATCGGCTCGCAGATCGCCGGCGCCGACTACTCGCTGTACGACCGCTTCTTCGAGGCCATGCCGACCGAGATCGTCACGACCGCGATCGAGCAGTTCGGCGCGTTCAACGCCAACCCCGGCGACCCGATGCCGTTCCTCGAGAAGATCCAGGCGACCGCAGACAAGTACTGGGCAGAGCAGAAGTAA